One stretch of Tachysurus fulvidraco isolate hzauxx_2018 chromosome 12, HZAU_PFXX_2.0, whole genome shotgun sequence DNA includes these proteins:
- the ywhaqb gene encoding tyrosine 3-monooxygenase/tryptophan 5-monooxygenase activation protein, theta polypeptide b: MDRADLVLKAKLAEQAERYEDMVSFMSRVTKTSQELSNEERNLLSVAYKNVVGTRRLAWRVISNVESNPEESDKKPEVVKLYREKVEHELRDICKDVLELLDKYLIENTTSPENKVFYLKMKGDYFRYLAEVAPKNDKSAIRDSQQAYQEAFELSKKEMPPTHPIHLGLALNFSVFYYEILNSHAEACVLAKEVLEKATAEVSSLNEDSYKDSTIIMQLLRDNLTLWTSDGEERQQS; encoded by the exons ATGGATAGAGCAGACTTGGTCCTCAAGGCCAAATTGGCTGAGCAAGCTGAACGTTATGAAGATATGGTGTCATTTATGAGCAGGGTGACCAAAACTAGCCAGGAACTCTCTAATGAGGAAAGGAACTTGCTGTCTGTTGCCTATAAGAACGTGGTGGGTACACGCAGGTTGGCCTGGCGGGTCATATCCAATGTTGAAAGCAATCCTGAAGAGAGTGACAAGAAGCCTGAGGTGGTTAAATTATACCGGGAGAAAGTGGAGCATGAACTCCGAGATATCTGCAAAGATGTATTG GAGCTGCTGGATAAATATCTAATTGAAAATACCACAAGTCCTGAAAACAAGGTTTTTTACCTGAAGATGAAAGGAGACTATTTCAGATACCTTGCTGAAGTGGCCCCTAAAAATGACAAGT CTGCTATAAGAGATTCTCAGCAAGCCTACCAAGAGGCATTCGAGCTGAGCAAGAAAGAGATGCCACCGACACACCCCATCCACCTGGGCCTCGCCCTGAACTTCTCTGTCTTCTACTACGAGATTCTTAACTCTCATGCAGAAGCTTGCGTTCTCGCCAAAGAG GTACTTGAAAAGGCCACAGCAGAGGTCAGTTCACTTAACGAAGACTCGTATAAAGACAGCACCATCATCATGCAGCTGCTAAGAGACAACCTTACA TTATGGACATCTGACGGAGAGGAAAGACAGCAGAGCTGA
- the gcfc2 gene encoding GC-rich sequence DNA-binding factor 2 isoform X1, which produces MFNKKTRRNFRQRREQSSEEEEDSEKLSDVVKEADAQVHSLKQVSVRRGITCSSKPSAAAHRGTECSPDLTQEPETPQTAHDNKTNNNQTLSFLGEKEGAGESEFKLKRAVDKAVVFQSRKKEDSPIKVTPSHRDVEDIELKEQSNSSTSEDMSPDSEDENDSTASSSSSSTAAFKSQTVNIPNAEKIRAAKEQRRKARAQRDYIPLDADEENEAEVGDREQDESEKERCSDDELDDHERRIQFAPKSRTLRERMTEKMGGSGSEESCSDSQEEDQHLWEEQQIGKGVKRHQKQSRKVKPLRQKKTVDIPETLSLVSIDIIKKRITGKLESLKEVQRAHEAELRRMQHDIESARSCAENLENHLADSQLLFYRSMNTFTQNLVECLSEKMQLINSVELDMHNLYIDQAEALLSQRRKAVQERSRHLQQLTYSSDPHSNGQAPGKTSTAKNSELSEDDRGSVPDDLEPTAEQEEELQAKRQDILKASQEIFTDVQDDFSDVKKILSRFNEWRVSFPESYTNAYISLCLPKLLAPLIRHQLIGWNPLKAEGEDFEALPWYSAVEKFCHGHGYEECENADEKTLPAVVEKAILPKIRGFVELVWDPLSLQQSQCLTSLCKRIQEDYSVFDGEQSKPVKAFLEAVIQRLRDAVDNDVFIPFYPKSYLDDKTSPQFQFQNEQFWSAVKLLRNMALWDGLIAQEVLKELMLDKLLNRYLMMTLLNESDTKYIIQKSKKVTECFPGSWFVALDTESSLSQLQHFSKHLLQTADLLCKDRKDPSSCSRTLLSDVMNLLGTIKASESMRIIADKYNCHDLLESIIKP; this is translated from the exons ATGTTTAACAAGAAAACAAGGCGAAACTTTAGGCAGCGTAGAGAGCAGTccagtgaggaggaggaggatagTGAAAAGCTCAGTGATGTTGTGAAGGAAGCGGACGCTCAGGTACACAGTTTAAAGCAGGTAAGTGTGCGCAGAGGGATTACATGCAGCTCCAAACCCTCAGCTGCAGCACACAGAGGCACTGAGTGCAGTCCAGACCTCACACAGGAGCCTGAAACACCTCAAACTGCACACGACAACAAGACCAACAACAATCAGACCCTTAGCTTCTTAGGTGAAAAAGAAG GAGCAGGTGAGAGTGAGTTCAAGTTGAAAAGGGCTGTGGATAAAGCCGTGGTCTTCCAGTCTCGCAAAAAGGAAGATTCGCCCATCAAGGTGACACCTTCACACCGAG ATGTGGAAGACATTGAGCTTAAAGAGCAATCAAATAGCAGTACATCTGAGGACATGTCTCCAGACAGCGAGGATGAAAACGACTCTACAGCTTCCAGCTCTTCCAGCTCTACCGCCGCCTTCAAATCACAGACCG TGAACATCCCTAATGCGGAGAAGATCCGTGCAGCTAAGGAGCAGAGGAGGAAAGCAAGAGCGCAGAGAGACTACATCCCTCTGGATGCCGACGAGGAAAATGAAGCTGAGGTTGGTGACAGAGAGCAGGATGAGAGCGAAAAAGAACGCTGCAGTGATGACGAGCTGGACGATCATGAACGCAGGATCCAGTTTGCACCCAAATCCAGAACGCTTAGAGAACGGATGACTGAGAAAATGG GTGGGAGCGGGAGTGAGGAGAGTTGCTCTGATAGCCAGGAGGAGGACCAGCACCTCTGGGAGGAGCAGCAGATTGGAAAAGGTGTTAAACGACATCAG AAGCAAAGCAGAAAGGTCAAACCTCTCAGGCAGAAGAAAACGGTCGACATCCCCGAGACTCTTTCACTGGTCAGCATCGATATCATAAAAAAGAGAATCACCGGCAA GCTGGAATCTCTGAAGGAGGTGCAAAGGGCTCATGAAGCTGAGCTCAGGAGGATGCAACATGACATAGAGAGTGCAAGGAGTTGTGCAGAGAACCTGGAGAATCATCTCGCTGACAGCCAGCTCCTCTTCTACCGCAGCATGAACACCTTCACCCAGAACCTGGTAGAGTGCCTGTCTGAGAAG ATGCAGCTGATCAACTCCGTGGAGCTGGACATGCACAATCTGTATATTGACCAAGCGGAGGCGCTGTTGTCTCAGAGAAGAAAAGCGGTGCAGGAACGTTCCAGACACCTTCAGCAGTTAACCT ACAGCTCTGATCCACACAGCAATGGACAGGCACCGGGGAAAACCAGCACGGCTAAAAACAG TGAGCTGTCAGAGGACGATCGTGGAAGCGTTCCAGATGATTTGGAACCAACAGCAGAGCAGGAGGAAGAACTGCAGGCTAAGAGAC AGGACATCCTGAAGGCAAGTCAGGAGATTTTTACTGATGTTCAGGACGACTTCTCAGACGTGAAGAAAATCCTCTCCAGGTTTAATGAGTGGCGTGTGTCGTTTCCAGAGTCATATACCAATGCCTACATCAGTTTGTGTCTTCCTAAACTCCTGGCCCCTTTAATACGACACCAGCTCATTGGCTGGAACCCTCTCAAG GCCGAAGGTGAAGATTTTGAAGCGCTACCTTGGTACTCTGCTGTCGAGAAATTCTGTCATGGACATGGCTACGAAGAATGTGAGAATGCCGATGAGAAAACGTTACCAGCTGTCGTAGAGAAGGCCATCCTGCCCAAAATCAGAG GTTTTGTGGAGCTCGTGTGGGACCCTTTGTCTCTGCAGCAGTCTCAGTGTCTCACATCGCTTTGTAAGAGGATACAGGAGGATTACagtgtgtttgatggtgaacaGAGCAAGCCCGTGAAG GCTTTTCTGGAAGCTGTTATTCAGAGACTCAGGGATGCTGTGGATAATGACGTGTTCATCCCTTTTTATCCAAAAAG TTATTTGGATGACAAAACATCCCCACAGTTCCAGTTTCAGAACGAGCAGTTTTGGAGCGCTGTTAAG ttGCTTAGAAACATGGCATTATGGGATGGCTTGATTGCTCAGGAAGTTCTGAAGGAGCTGATGCTGGACAAACTTCTCAACCGTTACTTAATGATGACTCTCCTGAATGAGTCAGACACAAAGTACATTATACAGAAAAGCAAGAAG GTGACCGAGTGTTTTCCAGGGTCCTGGTTTGTGGCTCTTGACACTGAATCATCTCTATCACAACTGCAACACTTTAGCAAGCATCTTCTTCAGACAGCAGATTTATTATGTAAAGACAGAAAGGATCCCAGTAGCTGCAG CAGAACTCTTCTATCTGATGTCATGAATCTTCTTGGGACCATCAAGGCATCTGAGAGCATGAGGATTATAGCAGATAAATACAATTGCCATGATTTGTTGGAATCTATAATTAAGCCATAG
- the gcfc2 gene encoding GC-rich sequence DNA-binding factor 2 isoform X3 translates to MFNKKTRRNFRQRREQSSEEEEDSEKLSDVVKEADAQVHSLKQVSVRRGITCSSKPSAAAHRGTECSPDLTQEPETPQTAHDNKTNNNQTLSFLGEKEGESEFKLKRAVDKAVVFQSRKKEDSPIKVTPSHRDVEDIELKEQSNSSTSEDMSPDSEDENDSTASSSSSSTAAFKSQTVNIPNAEKIRAAKEQRRKARAQRDYIPLDADEENEAEVGDREQDESEKERCSDDELDDHERRIQFAPKSRTLRERMTEKMGGSGSEESCSDSQEEDQHLWEEQQIGKGVKRHQKQSRKVKPLRQKKTVDIPETLSLVSIDIIKKRITGKLESLKEVQRAHEAELRRMQHDIESARSCAENLENHLADSQLLFYRSMNTFTQNLVECLSEKMQLINSVELDMHNLYIDQAEALLSQRRKAVQERSRHLQQLTYSSDPHSNGQAPGKTSTAKNSELSEDDRGSVPDDLEPTAEQEEELQAKRQDILKASQEIFTDVQDDFSDVKKILSRFNEWRVSFPESYTNAYISLCLPKLLAPLIRHQLIGWNPLKAEGEDFEALPWYSAVEKFCHGHGYEECENADEKTLPAVVEKAILPKIRGFVELVWDPLSLQQSQCLTSLCKRIQEDYSVFDGEQSKPVKAFLEAVIQRLRDAVDNDVFIPFYPKSYLDDKTSPQFQFQNEQFWSAVKLLRNMALWDGLIAQEVLKELMLDKLLNRYLMMTLLNESDTKYIIQKSKKVTECFPGSWFVALDTESSLSQLQHFSKHLLQTADLLCKDRKDPSSCSRTLLSDVMNLLGTIKASESMRIIADKYNCHDLLESIIKP, encoded by the exons ATGTTTAACAAGAAAACAAGGCGAAACTTTAGGCAGCGTAGAGAGCAGTccagtgaggaggaggaggatagTGAAAAGCTCAGTGATGTTGTGAAGGAAGCGGACGCTCAGGTACACAGTTTAAAGCAGGTAAGTGTGCGCAGAGGGATTACATGCAGCTCCAAACCCTCAGCTGCAGCACACAGAGGCACTGAGTGCAGTCCAGACCTCACACAGGAGCCTGAAACACCTCAAACTGCACACGACAACAAGACCAACAACAATCAGACCCTTAGCTTCTTAGGTGAAAAAGAAG GTGAGAGTGAGTTCAAGTTGAAAAGGGCTGTGGATAAAGCCGTGGTCTTCCAGTCTCGCAAAAAGGAAGATTCGCCCATCAAGGTGACACCTTCACACCGAG ATGTGGAAGACATTGAGCTTAAAGAGCAATCAAATAGCAGTACATCTGAGGACATGTCTCCAGACAGCGAGGATGAAAACGACTCTACAGCTTCCAGCTCTTCCAGCTCTACCGCCGCCTTCAAATCACAGACCG TGAACATCCCTAATGCGGAGAAGATCCGTGCAGCTAAGGAGCAGAGGAGGAAAGCAAGAGCGCAGAGAGACTACATCCCTCTGGATGCCGACGAGGAAAATGAAGCTGAGGTTGGTGACAGAGAGCAGGATGAGAGCGAAAAAGAACGCTGCAGTGATGACGAGCTGGACGATCATGAACGCAGGATCCAGTTTGCACCCAAATCCAGAACGCTTAGAGAACGGATGACTGAGAAAATGG GTGGGAGCGGGAGTGAGGAGAGTTGCTCTGATAGCCAGGAGGAGGACCAGCACCTCTGGGAGGAGCAGCAGATTGGAAAAGGTGTTAAACGACATCAG AAGCAAAGCAGAAAGGTCAAACCTCTCAGGCAGAAGAAAACGGTCGACATCCCCGAGACTCTTTCACTGGTCAGCATCGATATCATAAAAAAGAGAATCACCGGCAA GCTGGAATCTCTGAAGGAGGTGCAAAGGGCTCATGAAGCTGAGCTCAGGAGGATGCAACATGACATAGAGAGTGCAAGGAGTTGTGCAGAGAACCTGGAGAATCATCTCGCTGACAGCCAGCTCCTCTTCTACCGCAGCATGAACACCTTCACCCAGAACCTGGTAGAGTGCCTGTCTGAGAAG ATGCAGCTGATCAACTCCGTGGAGCTGGACATGCACAATCTGTATATTGACCAAGCGGAGGCGCTGTTGTCTCAGAGAAGAAAAGCGGTGCAGGAACGTTCCAGACACCTTCAGCAGTTAACCT ACAGCTCTGATCCACACAGCAATGGACAGGCACCGGGGAAAACCAGCACGGCTAAAAACAG TGAGCTGTCAGAGGACGATCGTGGAAGCGTTCCAGATGATTTGGAACCAACAGCAGAGCAGGAGGAAGAACTGCAGGCTAAGAGAC AGGACATCCTGAAGGCAAGTCAGGAGATTTTTACTGATGTTCAGGACGACTTCTCAGACGTGAAGAAAATCCTCTCCAGGTTTAATGAGTGGCGTGTGTCGTTTCCAGAGTCATATACCAATGCCTACATCAGTTTGTGTCTTCCTAAACTCCTGGCCCCTTTAATACGACACCAGCTCATTGGCTGGAACCCTCTCAAG GCCGAAGGTGAAGATTTTGAAGCGCTACCTTGGTACTCTGCTGTCGAGAAATTCTGTCATGGACATGGCTACGAAGAATGTGAGAATGCCGATGAGAAAACGTTACCAGCTGTCGTAGAGAAGGCCATCCTGCCCAAAATCAGAG GTTTTGTGGAGCTCGTGTGGGACCCTTTGTCTCTGCAGCAGTCTCAGTGTCTCACATCGCTTTGTAAGAGGATACAGGAGGATTACagtgtgtttgatggtgaacaGAGCAAGCCCGTGAAG GCTTTTCTGGAAGCTGTTATTCAGAGACTCAGGGATGCTGTGGATAATGACGTGTTCATCCCTTTTTATCCAAAAAG TTATTTGGATGACAAAACATCCCCACAGTTCCAGTTTCAGAACGAGCAGTTTTGGAGCGCTGTTAAG ttGCTTAGAAACATGGCATTATGGGATGGCTTGATTGCTCAGGAAGTTCTGAAGGAGCTGATGCTGGACAAACTTCTCAACCGTTACTTAATGATGACTCTCCTGAATGAGTCAGACACAAAGTACATTATACAGAAAAGCAAGAAG GTGACCGAGTGTTTTCCAGGGTCCTGGTTTGTGGCTCTTGACACTGAATCATCTCTATCACAACTGCAACACTTTAGCAAGCATCTTCTTCAGACAGCAGATTTATTATGTAAAGACAGAAAGGATCCCAGTAGCTGCAG CAGAACTCTTCTATCTGATGTCATGAATCTTCTTGGGACCATCAAGGCATCTGAGAGCATGAGGATTATAGCAGATAAATACAATTGCCATGATTTGTTGGAATCTATAATTAAGCCATAG
- the gcfc2 gene encoding GC-rich sequence DNA-binding factor 2 isoform X2 encodes MFNKKTRRNFRQRREQSSEEEEDSEKLSDVVKEADAQVHSLKQVSVRRGITCSSKPSAAAHRGTECSPDLTQEPETPQTAHDNKTNNNQTLSFLGEKEGAGESEFKLKRAVDKAVVFQSRKKEDSPIKVTPSHRDVEDIELKEQSNSSTSEDMSPDSEDENDSTASSSSSSTAAFKSQTVNIPNAEKIRAAKEQRRKARAQRDYIPLDADEENEAEVGDREQDESEKERCSDDELDDHERRIQFAPKSRTLRERMTEKMGGSGSEESCSDSQEEDQHLWEEQQIGKGVKRHQKQSRKVKPLRQKKTVDIPETLSLVSIDIIKKRITGKLESLKEVQRAHEAELRRMQHDIESARSCAENLENHLADSQLLFYRSMNTFTQNLVECLSEKMQLINSVELDMHNLYIDQAEALLSQRRKAVQERSRHLQQLTYSSDPHSNGQAPGKTSTAKNSELSEDDRGSVPDDLEPTAEQEEELQAKRQDILKASQEIFTDVQDDFSDVKKILSRFNEWRVSFPESYTNAYISLCLPKLLAPLIRHQLIGWNPLKAEGEDFEALPWYSAVEKFCHGHGYEECENADEKTLPAVVEKAILPKIRGFVELVWDPLSLQQSQCLTSLCKRIQEDYSVFDGEQSKPVKAFLEAVIQRLRDAVDNDVFIPFYPKSYLDDKTSPQFQFQNEQFWSAVKLLRNMALWDGLIAQEVLKELMLDKLLNRYLMMTLLNESDTKYIIQKSKKVTECFPGSWFVALDTESSLSQLQHFSKHLLQTADLLCKDRKDPSSCRTLLSDVMNLLGTIKASESMRIIADKYNCHDLLESIIKP; translated from the exons ATGTTTAACAAGAAAACAAGGCGAAACTTTAGGCAGCGTAGAGAGCAGTccagtgaggaggaggaggatagTGAAAAGCTCAGTGATGTTGTGAAGGAAGCGGACGCTCAGGTACACAGTTTAAAGCAGGTAAGTGTGCGCAGAGGGATTACATGCAGCTCCAAACCCTCAGCTGCAGCACACAGAGGCACTGAGTGCAGTCCAGACCTCACACAGGAGCCTGAAACACCTCAAACTGCACACGACAACAAGACCAACAACAATCAGACCCTTAGCTTCTTAGGTGAAAAAGAAG GAGCAGGTGAGAGTGAGTTCAAGTTGAAAAGGGCTGTGGATAAAGCCGTGGTCTTCCAGTCTCGCAAAAAGGAAGATTCGCCCATCAAGGTGACACCTTCACACCGAG ATGTGGAAGACATTGAGCTTAAAGAGCAATCAAATAGCAGTACATCTGAGGACATGTCTCCAGACAGCGAGGATGAAAACGACTCTACAGCTTCCAGCTCTTCCAGCTCTACCGCCGCCTTCAAATCACAGACCG TGAACATCCCTAATGCGGAGAAGATCCGTGCAGCTAAGGAGCAGAGGAGGAAAGCAAGAGCGCAGAGAGACTACATCCCTCTGGATGCCGACGAGGAAAATGAAGCTGAGGTTGGTGACAGAGAGCAGGATGAGAGCGAAAAAGAACGCTGCAGTGATGACGAGCTGGACGATCATGAACGCAGGATCCAGTTTGCACCCAAATCCAGAACGCTTAGAGAACGGATGACTGAGAAAATGG GTGGGAGCGGGAGTGAGGAGAGTTGCTCTGATAGCCAGGAGGAGGACCAGCACCTCTGGGAGGAGCAGCAGATTGGAAAAGGTGTTAAACGACATCAG AAGCAAAGCAGAAAGGTCAAACCTCTCAGGCAGAAGAAAACGGTCGACATCCCCGAGACTCTTTCACTGGTCAGCATCGATATCATAAAAAAGAGAATCACCGGCAA GCTGGAATCTCTGAAGGAGGTGCAAAGGGCTCATGAAGCTGAGCTCAGGAGGATGCAACATGACATAGAGAGTGCAAGGAGTTGTGCAGAGAACCTGGAGAATCATCTCGCTGACAGCCAGCTCCTCTTCTACCGCAGCATGAACACCTTCACCCAGAACCTGGTAGAGTGCCTGTCTGAGAAG ATGCAGCTGATCAACTCCGTGGAGCTGGACATGCACAATCTGTATATTGACCAAGCGGAGGCGCTGTTGTCTCAGAGAAGAAAAGCGGTGCAGGAACGTTCCAGACACCTTCAGCAGTTAACCT ACAGCTCTGATCCACACAGCAATGGACAGGCACCGGGGAAAACCAGCACGGCTAAAAACAG TGAGCTGTCAGAGGACGATCGTGGAAGCGTTCCAGATGATTTGGAACCAACAGCAGAGCAGGAGGAAGAACTGCAGGCTAAGAGAC AGGACATCCTGAAGGCAAGTCAGGAGATTTTTACTGATGTTCAGGACGACTTCTCAGACGTGAAGAAAATCCTCTCCAGGTTTAATGAGTGGCGTGTGTCGTTTCCAGAGTCATATACCAATGCCTACATCAGTTTGTGTCTTCCTAAACTCCTGGCCCCTTTAATACGACACCAGCTCATTGGCTGGAACCCTCTCAAG GCCGAAGGTGAAGATTTTGAAGCGCTACCTTGGTACTCTGCTGTCGAGAAATTCTGTCATGGACATGGCTACGAAGAATGTGAGAATGCCGATGAGAAAACGTTACCAGCTGTCGTAGAGAAGGCCATCCTGCCCAAAATCAGAG GTTTTGTGGAGCTCGTGTGGGACCCTTTGTCTCTGCAGCAGTCTCAGTGTCTCACATCGCTTTGTAAGAGGATACAGGAGGATTACagtgtgtttgatggtgaacaGAGCAAGCCCGTGAAG GCTTTTCTGGAAGCTGTTATTCAGAGACTCAGGGATGCTGTGGATAATGACGTGTTCATCCCTTTTTATCCAAAAAG TTATTTGGATGACAAAACATCCCCACAGTTCCAGTTTCAGAACGAGCAGTTTTGGAGCGCTGTTAAG ttGCTTAGAAACATGGCATTATGGGATGGCTTGATTGCTCAGGAAGTTCTGAAGGAGCTGATGCTGGACAAACTTCTCAACCGTTACTTAATGATGACTCTCCTGAATGAGTCAGACACAAAGTACATTATACAGAAAAGCAAGAAG GTGACCGAGTGTTTTCCAGGGTCCTGGTTTGTGGCTCTTGACACTGAATCATCTCTATCACAACTGCAACACTTTAGCAAGCATCTTCTTCAGACAGCAGATTTATTATGTAAAGACAGAAAGGATCCCAGTAGCTGCAG AACTCTTCTATCTGATGTCATGAATCTTCTTGGGACCATCAAGGCATCTGAGAGCATGAGGATTATAGCAGATAAATACAATTGCCATGATTTGTTGGAATCTATAATTAAGCCATAG